One genomic window of Gallaecimonas sp. GXIMD4217 includes the following:
- a CDS encoding putative zinc-binding protein, with product MSDSKPLVYSCSGCSNVAQLANELAVTLDRQGLAQMSCIAGVGGNVRSLVRTAQSGRPILAIDGCPLNCVRACLANHGVEPDQHVQLNDLGLKKRDGESCTLEDSFMALAHVQALIEVHFSDGTPGSADPAPAGSSESPAPGRP from the coding sequence ATGTCAGACAGCAAACCCCTGGTCTATTCCTGCTCCGGCTGCTCCAATGTCGCCCAGCTGGCCAACGAGCTGGCGGTGACCCTGGACCGCCAGGGTCTGGCCCAGATGTCCTGCATCGCCGGCGTGGGCGGCAACGTCAGGTCGCTGGTGCGCACCGCCCAGTCCGGCCGGCCCATCCTGGCCATCGACGGCTGCCCCCTGAACTGCGTCAGGGCCTGCCTGGCCAACCACGGGGTGGAGCCTGACCAGCATGTCCAGCTCAATGACCTGGGATTGAAGAAACGGGACGGGGAATCCTGCACCCTGGAAGACAGCTTCATGGCCCTGGCCCATGTCCAGGCGCTGATCGAGGTCCACTTCAGCGACGGCACACCGGGCAGTGCGGATCCGGCGCCAGCCGGAAGTAGCGAAAGTCCGGCCCCAGGCCGTCCATGA
- the yihA gene encoding ribosome biogenesis GTP-binding protein YihA/YsxC encodes MVDAQKIDFRQAKFITSAPDIRHLPNHGGGEVAFAGRSNAGKSSALNTLTNQKNLARTSKTPGRTQLINLFQLGELDSYLVDLPGYGFAKVPLEMKQKWQASLGEYLQKRDCLRGVVVLMDIRHPFKEIDQDLIYWAVESKLPVLALLTKADKLKSGARKSMLLKCQEAAMAFGGDVTVLAFSSLKGLGVDQVRRHLGQWLSPPAEEANEELDAEA; translated from the coding sequence ATGGTTGACGCCCAAAAGATTGATTTCCGTCAAGCCAAGTTCATTACCTCGGCCCCCGATATCCGTCACCTCCCCAACCATGGCGGTGGCGAAGTGGCCTTTGCCGGCCGTTCCAATGCCGGCAAATCCAGCGCCCTCAATACCCTGACCAACCAGAAGAACCTGGCCCGCACCTCCAAGACCCCGGGGCGCACCCAGTTGATCAACCTGTTCCAGCTGGGCGAACTGGACAGCTACCTGGTGGACTTGCCCGGTTATGGCTTTGCCAAGGTCCCGCTGGAGATGAAGCAGAAGTGGCAGGCCTCCCTGGGGGAATACCTGCAGAAGCGGGACTGCCTGAGGGGGGTGGTGGTGCTGATGGACATCCGTCATCCCTTCAAGGAGATCGACCAGGATCTGATCTACTGGGCGGTGGAATCCAAGCTGCCGGTGCTGGCGCTGCTGACCAAGGCCGACAAGCTCAAGAGCGGCGCCCGCAAGAGCATGCTGCTCAAGTGCCAGGAGGCGGCCATGGCCTTCGGTGGCGATGTCACCGTGTTGGCCTTCTCCTCCCTCAAGGGGCTGGGCGTGGATCAGGTACGCCGCCATCTCGGACAGTGGCTGTCGCCGCCGGCCGAGGAGGCGAACGAGGAGCTGGACGCCGAGGCCTGA
- a CDS encoding helix-turn-helix transcriptional regulator → MSLGNAIKSLRQEQQLSQPEFARLAGIEQSYLSKLENDKSTPSGEIFARILGALNLTTEQFMARAGEDVDLGQLQQVEQTRSYLYQARLELQRRRHRLQLLAIALIAFGAALFYCAYTAALFPERQYVYESLGVIKDGEPDEIYGRWSELVPTSAGQAGRDQKRMEMASRRNVVYRYSHENLGLKFVEPAEGGRRVFHYDTLDRVPRTLNGILSFVAIFCGVAGLLLLLSRPLGPGRGRPSA, encoded by the coding sequence ATGAGCCTAGGCAACGCCATCAAGTCACTGCGCCAGGAGCAGCAGCTCAGCCAACCCGAGTTCGCCCGCCTGGCAGGCATAGAACAGAGCTACCTATCCAAGCTGGAGAACGACAAGTCGACGCCGTCCGGCGAGATCTTTGCCCGCATCCTCGGTGCCCTCAACCTCACCACCGAGCAGTTCATGGCCAGGGCCGGCGAGGACGTCGACCTGGGCCAGCTGCAGCAGGTCGAGCAGACCCGCAGCTACCTGTACCAGGCCAGGCTGGAGCTGCAGCGCCGACGCCACCGCCTGCAACTGCTGGCCATCGCCCTGATCGCCTTTGGCGCCGCCCTGTTCTACTGCGCCTACACGGCCGCGCTTTTTCCGGAGCGGCAATATGTCTATGAGTCCCTGGGGGTGATCAAGGACGGCGAGCCGGATGAGATCTACGGTCGCTGGTCCGAGCTGGTGCCGACTTCGGCGGGGCAGGCCGGACGGGATCAGAAGCGCATGGAAATGGCGTCCCGGCGCAATGTGGTGTACCGCTACAGCCATGAGAACCTGGGGCTGAAATTCGTCGAGCCGGCCGAGGGTGGCAGGCGCGTCTTCCACTACGACACCCTGGATCGCGTCCCCAGGACCCTCAACGGCATCCTGTCCTTTGTGGCCATCTTCTGTGGCGTGGCCGGCCTGTTATTGCTGCTGTCGCGGCCACTGGGGCCTGGCCGTGGCAGGCCGTCGGCCTGA
- the polA gene encoding DNA polymerase I — MTAIPENPLILVDGSSYLYRAYHAPPHLTNSKGEATGAVYGVVNMLKSLLRQFKPDHMAVVFDAKGKTFRDEKFADYKAHRPPMPDDLRSQIAPLHAIIQAMGLPMLVIDGVEADDVIGTLAKKHAEAGRHVLISTGDKDMAQLVSDKVTLINTMTDTVLDPAGVNDKFGIGPELIIDFLALMGDKVDNIPGVPGVGEKTALALLQGIGGIEELYQRLDEIPALGFRGSKTMPKKLEDNREQAELSYWLATIKTDVALDQCYDDLAIQPENKDELVRLYGEMEFRRWLAEVLEGGAAEQAVVPAEGHEDEPASTVDRSAYELVLDEDALNTWLQALGEAELFAFDTETTSLDYMLAELVGFSVALADGRAAYIPFGHDPMENEKQLDRQLVLDAFRPLLESDKHKKVGQNLKYDMSVLANHGIELRGIAFDTMLESYVFNSVAGRHDMDSLSLKYLGHKAISFEDIAGKGAKQLSFDQIRIEDAGVYAAEDADVTYRLHQVLWPKLEADARLKSVFSDIELPLVPVLSRMERTGVLIDKAMLARQSEELGQRIAELEAQAHELAGEAFNLGSPKQLQAILFDKMGIKPLKKTPSGAPSVAEEVLVELALDHPLPKVILEYRSLAKLKSTYTDKLPKLIHAKTGRVHTSYHQAVTATGRLSSSDPNLQNIPVRTEEGRRIRQAFIAPKGKVLIAADYSQIELRIMAHLSGDQGLLTAFAEGKDIHAATAAEVFGIDLEQVTSDHRRKAKAINFGLIYGMSAFGLARQLGIGRGEAQGYMDTYFHRYPGVLDYMERTRRQAEQQGYVETLFGRRLHLPDIKARNQGRKKAAERAAINAPMQGTAADIIKKAMIAVDDWIAREGQGRIQMLMQVHDELIFEADQDFADQAAGQLAALMEGAAELDVPLVVEPGQGDNWDQAH; from the coding sequence ATGACAGCCATACCCGAAAACCCCCTGATCCTGGTGGACGGCTCTTCCTATCTCTACCGCGCCTACCATGCGCCGCCCCACCTGACCAACTCCAAGGGGGAGGCCACCGGGGCCGTGTATGGCGTGGTCAACATGCTCAAGAGCCTGCTGCGCCAGTTCAAGCCCGACCACATGGCGGTGGTGTTCGACGCCAAGGGCAAGACCTTCCGCGACGAGAAGTTCGCCGACTACAAGGCCCACAGGCCGCCGATGCCGGATGACCTGCGCAGCCAGATCGCCCCCCTGCACGCCATCATCCAGGCCATGGGCCTGCCGATGCTGGTCATCGACGGGGTCGAGGCCGACGACGTCATCGGCACCCTGGCCAAGAAGCACGCCGAGGCCGGCCGCCACGTGCTGATCTCCACCGGCGACAAGGACATGGCCCAGCTGGTCAGCGACAAGGTCACGTTGATCAACACCATGACCGACACAGTGCTGGATCCCGCCGGCGTCAACGACAAGTTCGGCATAGGCCCGGAGCTGATCATCGACTTCCTGGCCCTGATGGGCGACAAGGTGGACAACATCCCCGGCGTACCCGGCGTCGGCGAGAAGACCGCCCTGGCCCTGCTGCAGGGCATTGGCGGCATCGAAGAACTCTACCAGCGCCTGGACGAGATCCCGGCCCTGGGCTTTCGCGGCAGCAAGACCATGCCCAAGAAGCTGGAGGACAACCGCGAGCAGGCCGAACTGTCCTACTGGCTGGCCACCATCAAGACCGACGTGGCGCTGGACCAGTGTTATGACGACCTGGCCATCCAGCCGGAGAACAAGGACGAACTGGTCAGGCTCTACGGCGAGATGGAATTCCGTCGCTGGCTGGCCGAGGTGCTGGAAGGCGGCGCCGCCGAGCAGGCCGTGGTGCCCGCCGAGGGCCACGAGGACGAACCCGCCAGCACCGTGGACCGCAGCGCCTATGAGCTGGTGCTGGACGAGGATGCCCTGAACACCTGGCTCCAGGCCTTGGGCGAGGCGGAGCTGTTCGCCTTCGACACCGAGACCACCTCCCTGGACTACATGCTGGCGGAGCTGGTGGGCTTTTCGGTGGCCCTGGCCGACGGCAGGGCCGCCTATATCCCCTTCGGCCATGACCCCATGGAAAACGAAAAACAGCTGGACCGCCAGCTGGTGCTGGATGCCTTCAGGCCGCTGCTGGAAAGCGACAAGCACAAGAAGGTGGGCCAGAACCTCAAGTACGACATGAGCGTGCTGGCCAACCACGGCATCGAACTCAGGGGCATCGCCTTCGACACCATGCTGGAAAGCTATGTGTTCAATTCCGTGGCCGGTCGCCACGACATGGACAGCCTGTCCCTGAAGTACTTGGGCCACAAGGCCATCAGCTTCGAGGACATCGCCGGCAAGGGCGCCAAGCAGCTGAGCTTCGACCAGATCCGCATCGAGGATGCCGGCGTCTACGCCGCCGAGGATGCCGACGTCACCTACCGCCTGCACCAGGTGCTCTGGCCCAAGCTGGAGGCCGACGCACGCCTCAAGTCGGTGTTCAGCGACATCGAGCTGCCGCTGGTGCCGGTGCTGTCGCGCATGGAGCGCACCGGGGTGCTGATCGACAAGGCCATGCTGGCCCGCCAGAGCGAGGAGCTCGGCCAGCGCATCGCCGAGCTGGAGGCCCAGGCCCACGAGCTGGCCGGCGAGGCCTTCAACCTGGGCAGCCCCAAGCAGCTCCAGGCCATCCTCTTCGACAAGATGGGCATCAAGCCCCTCAAGAAGACCCCCTCAGGGGCCCCGTCCGTGGCCGAGGAGGTGCTGGTGGAGCTGGCCCTGGACCATCCCCTGCCCAAGGTGATCCTGGAATACCGCAGCCTGGCCAAGCTCAAGTCCACCTACACCGACAAGCTGCCCAAGCTGATCCACGCCAAGACCGGCCGGGTCCACACCAGCTACCACCAGGCGGTCACCGCCACCGGTCGGCTGTCGTCCTCGGACCCCAACCTGCAGAACATCCCGGTGCGCACCGAGGAGGGCCGCCGCATCCGCCAGGCCTTCATCGCCCCCAAGGGCAAGGTGCTGATCGCCGCCGACTATTCCCAGATAGAGCTGCGCATCATGGCCCACCTGTCCGGCGACCAGGGCCTGCTGACCGCCTTTGCCGAGGGCAAGGACATCCACGCCGCCACCGCCGCCGAGGTGTTCGGCATCGACCTGGAGCAGGTCACCAGCGACCACAGGCGCAAGGCCAAGGCCATCAACTTCGGCCTCATCTACGGCATGTCCGCCTTCGGCCTGGCCCGCCAGCTCGGCATAGGCCGGGGCGAAGCCCAGGGCTACATGGACACCTACTTCCACCGCTACCCGGGCGTGCTCGACTATATGGAGCGCACCCGCAGGCAGGCCGAGCAGCAGGGTTATGTGGAAACCCTGTTCGGCCGCCGCCTGCACCTGCCGGACATCAAGGCCCGCAACCAGGGCCGCAAGAAGGCCGCCGAGCGCGCCGCCATCAACGCTCCCATGCAGGGCACCGCCGCCGATATCATCAAGAAGGCGATGATCGCCGTGGACGACTGGATCGCCCGTGAGGGCCAGGGTCGCATCCAGATGCTGATGCAGGTGCACGACGAACTCATCTTCGAGGCGGACCAGGACTTCGCCGACCAGGCCGCCGGGCAGCTGGCCGCCCTGATGGAAGGGGCCGCCGAGCTGGACGTGCCGCTGGTGGTGGAGCCGGGCCAGGGCGACAATTGGGACCAGGCCCACTGA
- a CDS encoding c-type cytochrome yields MKNIALALTLLAGFAGSAMAQGDAEAGKAKAATCAACHGGDGNSAIAMYPKLAGQHASYLEKQLIDLKLGMTSGGKEGRYDPAMSPMTMALSEQDMADLAAFFASQSMKPGATPEEVVEKGAKLYRGGDIERGLTACIACHGPRGEGHSLAKYPKISGQYPEYIKGQLEKFRSGTRTNDPNGMMVDIAKKLTDEDIAILSKYLAGLH; encoded by the coding sequence ATGAAGAATATCGCACTCGCTTTGACTCTCCTGGCCGGCTTTGCAGGCAGCGCCATGGCCCAGGGTGACGCCGAGGCCGGCAAAGCCAAAGCCGCCACCTGTGCTGCTTGTCACGGCGGCGACGGCAACAGCGCCATTGCCATGTACCCCAAGCTGGCCGGCCAGCACGCCTCCTACCTTGAGAAGCAGCTGATCGACCTGAAGCTGGGCATGACCTCCGGTGGCAAGGAAGGTCGTTACGACCCCGCCATGAGCCCCATGACCATGGCGCTGTCCGAGCAGGACATGGCCGATCTGGCCGCCTTCTTCGCCAGCCAGAGCATGAAGCCGGGCGCGACCCCGGAAGAGGTAGTCGAGAAAGGTGCCAAGCTGTACCGCGGCGGTGACATCGAGCGCGGCCTGACCGCCTGTATCGCCTGCCACGGCCCCCGCGGCGAAGGCCACAGCCTGGCCAAGTACCCCAAGATCTCCGGCCAGTACCCCGAGTACATCAAGGGCCAGCTGGAGAAGTTCCGTTCCGGTACCCGTACCAACGACCCGAACGGCATGATGGTCGACATCGCCAAGAAGCTGACCGACGAGGATATCGCCATCCTGTCCAAGTACCTGGCCGGCCTGC
- the elbB gene encoding isoprenoid biosynthesis glyoxalase ElbB — translation MKRVAVILSGCGVFDGAEIHESVLTLLALEKAGAQYQCFAPNVEQMHVINHLSGEEMAERRNVLVEAARIARGNIKDVRELEVADFDALILPGGFGAAKNLCDFAVKGADCSVQPDVEAACRAFAEARKPAGYICISPAMIPRIYGPGARGTIGTDADTAQAFEAMGGEHLSCPVDEFRIDEQRKVVSTPAYMLAGSILEAQSGIDKLVAEVLRLA, via the coding sequence ATGAAAAGAGTGGCCGTGATCCTGAGCGGTTGTGGCGTCTTCGACGGCGCCGAGATCCACGAATCCGTGTTGACCCTGCTGGCCCTGGAGAAGGCCGGCGCCCAGTACCAGTGCTTCGCCCCCAATGTCGAACAGATGCACGTGATCAATCACCTGAGCGGCGAGGAGATGGCCGAGCGCCGTAATGTGCTGGTGGAGGCGGCCCGCATCGCCCGTGGCAACATCAAGGACGTGCGCGAACTGGAGGTGGCCGATTTCGACGCCCTGATCCTGCCCGGTGGCTTCGGCGCCGCCAAGAACCTCTGCGACTTCGCCGTCAAGGGCGCCGACTGCAGTGTGCAGCCGGACGTGGAGGCCGCCTGCCGGGCCTTTGCCGAGGCCCGCAAGCCGGCCGGCTACATCTGCATCTCCCCGGCCATGATCCCGCGCATCTACGGTCCCGGCGCCAGGGGCACCATAGGTACGGATGCCGACACCGCCCAGGCCTTCGAGGCCATGGGCGGCGAGCACCTGTCCTGCCCGGTGGACGAGTTCCGCATCGACGAACAGCGCAAGGTGGTGTCCACCCCCGCCTACATGCTGGCCGGCTCCATCCTGGAGGCCCAGTCCGGCATCGACAAGCTGGTGGCCGAGGTGCTGCGCCTGGCCTGA